In Horticoccus luteus, the following proteins share a genomic window:
- a CDS encoding type IV pilus modification PilV family protein: MRARHPQPTHRAFTLLEVLIAFAVFAMGAVVLGAAYVNILNGYAAAAKGDDAAEDLRFARGQLLAEPDVKKAEEGLSFDSGDRHVQWSAAIASTNLPDLFDVTLTCEITSPAEREPRRITDTFRALRPTWSDPVEQTKLRADVRDRILELQQPKQ, translated from the coding sequence ATGAGGGCGCGCCATCCGCAGCCGACGCACCGCGCGTTCACACTGCTGGAGGTGTTGATCGCCTTTGCCGTTTTCGCGATGGGCGCCGTCGTGCTCGGCGCCGCTTATGTGAACATATTGAACGGCTATGCGGCCGCGGCGAAAGGAGACGATGCGGCGGAGGACCTGCGATTTGCCCGCGGTCAATTGCTCGCAGAACCAGACGTGAAGAAAGCGGAGGAAGGTCTTTCTTTCGACTCCGGCGACCGGCACGTGCAATGGTCGGCGGCGATTGCCTCGACCAACCTCCCCGACCTTTTTGACGTCACGCTCACGTGCGAGATCACATCGCCGGCGGAACGCGAACCGCGACGGATTACGGATACGTTTCGAGCCTTGCGTCCGACGTGGAGCGATCCGGTCGAGCAAACGAAACTGCGGGCGGATGTGCGGGATCGCATTCTCGAGTTGCAGCAACCGAAGCAATGA
- a CDS encoding prepilin-type N-terminal cleavage/methylation domain-containing protein translates to MNGRRGFTLLEMLLALALTGLLFVGLNTFIFSMGELWGRQSEGRLFELHTRAVSRWVGNQLREAVLPPPARLDREPISVVEIRTRGSGTDNLITYELRQPNRLMSWPDNPLPDVVCSLQVREREGLVLLWHSRLEMKFSDDPPRETIISPWVTGLSYDYYDADLKRWRTETSFRRGDNSEMLVPQRLRLKFTYGGMTRESMIAIPTSAEGQPNF, encoded by the coding sequence ATGAACGGTCGCCGCGGATTCACGCTGCTGGAAATGCTGTTGGCCCTGGCGCTGACCGGGCTGCTGTTTGTCGGGTTGAACACGTTCATTTTCTCGATGGGCGAGTTGTGGGGAAGGCAGTCGGAGGGGCGCCTTTTCGAATTGCACACCCGCGCGGTGAGTCGCTGGGTCGGGAACCAGTTGCGCGAAGCCGTCTTGCCGCCGCCGGCGCGGCTGGACCGCGAACCGATCAGCGTGGTCGAGATTCGCACGCGCGGGAGCGGCACCGACAACTTGATCACTTACGAATTGCGGCAGCCCAACCGGCTGATGAGCTGGCCGGACAACCCGCTGCCCGATGTCGTGTGCTCGCTGCAGGTGCGCGAACGCGAAGGCCTCGTTCTCCTCTGGCATTCGCGGCTGGAAATGAAGTTCAGCGATGATCCGCCGCGCGAAACAATCATCAGCCCGTGGGTCACGGGCTTGAGTTACGACTACTACGATGCCGACTTGAAGCGGTGGCGCACGGAGACGAGCTTCCGCCGCGGCGATAACAGCGAGATGCTCGTGCCGCAGCGATTGCGCCTGAAGTTCACCTATGGCGGCATGACGCGTGAATCGATGATTGCCATTCCGACTTCGGCCGAAGGTCAGCCCAACTTCTGA